A region of Equus przewalskii isolate Varuska chromosome 29, EquPr2, whole genome shotgun sequence DNA encodes the following proteins:
- the CBX6 gene encoding chromobox protein homolog 6 translates to MELSAVGERVFAAESIIKRRIRKGRIEYLVKWKGWAIKYSTWEPEENILDSRLIAAFEQKERERELYGPKKRGPKPKTFLLKARAQAEALRISDVHFSVKPSASASSPKLHSSAAVHRLKKDIRRCHRMSRRPLPRPDPQGGSPGLRPPISPFSETVRIINRKVKPREPKRNRIILNLKVIDKGAGGGATGQGAAALARPKVPSRNRVIGKSKKFSESILRSQIRHMKFGTFTLYNKPLPGPLPPPPAGKTDIAASPSPGLLLAPPTATYDARSSSSSGCPSPAPQSSDPDDTPPKLLPETMSPSAPNWPEPEVLDLSIPPEAAATSKRVPPDVTAAAGPALPVAPEPVSASSEPEAGDWRPEMSPCSNVVVTDVTSNLLTVTIKEFCNPEDFEKVAAGVAGAAVGGGGSGVSK, encoded by the exons ATGGAGCTGTCTGCAGTGGGCGAGCGGGTCTTCGCGGCCGAATCCATCATCAAACGGCGGATCCGAAAG gGTCGCATCGAGTACCTGGTGAAATGGAAGGGGTGGGCCATCAA GTACAGCACTTGGGAGCCCGAGGAGAACATCCTGGACTCGCGGCTCATTGCAGCCTTCGAGCAGAA GGAGAGGGAGCGTGAGCTGTATGGGCCCAAGAAGAGGGGACCCAAACCCAAAACTTTCCTCCTGAAG GCACGTGCCCAGGCCGAGGCCCTCCGCATCAGTGATGTGCATTTCTCTGTCAAGCCGAGTGCCAGCGCCTCTTCGCCCAAGCTGCACTCTAGCGCGGCCGTACACCGGCTCAAGAAAGACATCCGCCGCTGCCACCGCATGTCCCgccgccccctgccccgccccgacCCGCAGGGGGGCAGCCCCGGCCTGCGCCCACCCATCTCGCCTTTCTCGGAGACGGTGCGCATCATCAACCGTAAGGTGAAGCCCCGGGAGCCCAAGCGGAACCGCATCATCTTGAACCTGAAAGTGATCGACAAGGGCGCGGGGGGAGGGGCCACCGGGCAGGGGGCCGCGGCTCTCGCGCGCCCGAAGGTCCCCTCGCGGAACCGCGTCATCGGCAAGAGCAAGAAGTTCAGCGAGAGCATCCTGCGTAGCCAGATCCGCCACATGAAGTTTGGCACCTTCACGCTGTACAATAAGCCCCTGCCCGGCCCTCTGCCTCCCCCGCCGGCCGGCAAGACCGACATTGCCGCCTCCCCCAGCCCGGGGCTGCTCCTGGCGCCCCCTACGGCCACCTACGATGCTCGCAGCTCCAGCTCCTCCGGCTGCCCCTCGCCAGCACCGCAGTCCTCTGACCCCGATGACACGCCCCCCAAGCTGCTCCCCGAGACCATGAGCCCGTCTGCCCCCAATTGGCCTGAGCCCGAGGTGCTCGACCTGTCCATCCCTCCGGAGGCGGCAGCCACCAGCAAGCGGGTGCCTCCCGATGTTACTGCGGCCGCTGGCCCGGCACTTCCCGTGGCCCCCGAGCCTGTCAGCGCCTCCTCCGAGCCTGAGGCTGGGGACTGGCGCCCCGAGATGTCACCCTGCTCCAACGTGGTTGTCACCGATGTCACCAGCAACCTCCTGACGGTCACCATCAAGGAATTCTGCAACCCTGAGGATTTCGAGAAGGTGGCTGCTGGGGTAGCAGGCGCCGCAGTGGGGGGTGGCGGCAGTGGGGTGAGCAAGTGA